Proteins encoded by one window of Anopheles maculipalpis chromosome 2RL, idAnoMacuDA_375_x, whole genome shotgun sequence:
- the LOC126557117 gene encoding ABC transporter G family member 23 isoform X2, with protein MLITGSETSVATIDDGGTMWSRQQNAVSVRHAFKSYGTKKKPNQVLSNLNMTVAKGTIYGLLGASGCGKTTLLSCIVGRKRLNSGEIWVLGGKPGTKGSGVPGARVGYMPQEIALYGEFSIRETMMYFGWIFGMHTSEIAERLQFLLNFLDLPSESRLVKNLSGGQQRRVSFAVALMHDPELLILDEPTVGVDPLLRQSIWNHLVHITKAGQKTVIITTHYIEEARQAHTIGLMRSGRLLAEESPSCLLSMYRCSSLEDVFLKLSRKQGQANVAPAELNISNNISLSALAFGNKKDNPVYVSQESGVVGLNFHQSKEVLISDSNGSTIAINGLNGSAPGAISQAVECDNCTECSGCSNFTSRGKIRALLVKNILRMWRNVGVMLFIFALPVMQVILFCLAIGRDPTNLKMAIVNGEMNSTIGADCAFDPGCSFTNLSCRYLSHLNTTIVKEYYSDLDSALGAVRDGNAWGALYFTDNFTDALVARIALGRDADDETLDQSEIRVWLDMSNQQIGIMLNRDLQVAYREFAQQLLRVCDNNPKLGDVPIQFKAPIYGTNDPSFTDFVAPGVILTIVFFLAVALTSSALIIERTEGLLDRSWVAGVTPSEILFSHVVTQFVVMCGQTALVLLFMIVVFGVTNNGEIGWIVVLTILQGLCGMCFGFVISAICELERNAIQLALGSFYPTLLLSGVIWPIEGMPLVLRYVSLCLPLTLATTSLRSILARGWSIMEPDVYMGFVSTIAWIALFLIITMLVLKFKRG; from the exons ATGTTGATAAC CGGCAGTGAGACCAGTGTGGCAACGATCGACGATGGAGGGACAATGTGGAGCAGACAGCAGAATGCCGTCTCCGTGCGGCATGCATTCAAATCGTACGGCACCAAGAAGAAACCAAACCAAGTTCTATCGAATCTTAACATGACAGTAGCCAAAGGAACTAT TTATGGACTTTTAGGAGCATCCGGTTGCGGTAAAACGACACTTCTATCATGCATAGTAGGCAGAAAGCGACTAAACTCAGGAGAAATATGGGTCCTTGGCGGAAAGCCGGGCACAAAGG GATCCGGTGTGCCAGGAGCCCGCGTAGGTTATATGCCACAGGAGATAGCTTTATATGGCGAATTCTCGATTCGCGAAACGATGATGTACTTCGGTTGGATCTTTGGCATGCACACGTCAGAGATAGCCGAGCGGTTACAGTTTTTGCTCAATTTTCTCGATCTGCCATCGGAGTCGCGGTTGGTGAAGAATTTGAG TGGTGGTCAACAGCGAAGAGTTTCGTTCGCCGTTGCACTGATGCACGATCCGGAGCTGCTCATTCTCGATGAACCAACCGTCGGTGTGGATCCACTACTTAGACAAAGTATATGGAATCATCTCGTGCACATCACCAAGGCCGGTCAGAAAACCGTCATCATTACAACGCACTACATCGAAGAAGCCCGACAAGCACACACG ATCGGTCTGATGCGATCCGGTCGACTGCTGGCAGAGGAATCGCCCAGCTGCCTGCTGTCGATGTATCGCTGCAGCAGCCTGGAAGATGTCTTCCTCAAGCTGTCTCGCAAACAGGGCCAAGCAAATGTGGCTCCCGCTGAGCTGAACATCAG caacaacatatCACTCTCGGCACTAGCGTTCGGCAACAAAAAGGACAACCCAGTCTACGTCAGCCAGGAAAGTGGAGTTGTTGGACTAAACTTCCACCAGAGCAAGGAAGTACTCATCAGTGACAGCAACGGATCGACCATTGCA ATTAACGGACTAAATGGGTCAGCACCCGGTGCGATCAGTCAAGCAGTCGAATGCGATAATTGCACCGAATGTTCAGGTTGTTCCAAT TTTACTTCGAGAGGAAAAATCCGAGCACTGCTCGTGAAGAACATCCTGCGCATGTGGAGAAACGTAGGCGTGATGCTGTTCATCTTTGCCCTCCCGGTAATGCAGGTGATCCTGTTCTGTTTGGCGATCGGACGTGATCCAACCAACCTGAAGATGGCCATCGTAAACGGTGAAATGAACTCAACCATCGGTGCGGACTGTGCGTTCGATCCGGGATGTAGTTTTACCAATTTGTCCTGTCGATACTTGAGCCACCTAAACACAACCATCGTGAAGGAGTACTACTCGGACCTCGATTCGGCGCTTGGTGCGGTAAGGGATGGAAATGCGTGGGGTGCTCTGTATTTCACTGACAACTTTACCGATGCGCTCGTGGCACGTATTGCTCTTG GACGCGATGCGGACGATGAAACCTTGGATCAATCGGAAATTCGCGTGTGGCTCGATATGTCTAATCAACAAATTGGCATCATGCTTAACCGGGACCTGCAAGTCGCCTACCGGGAGTTTGCCCAGCAGTTGCTCCGAGTATGCGACAACAACCCGAAACTTGGCGATGTACCGATTCAATTTAAGGCACCGATATACGGCACAAACGATCCTTCGTTCACCGATTTCGTCGCGCCAGGAGTCATTCTGAC TATCGTGTTCTTCCTGGCAGTGGCACTCACATCATCGGCGCTGATCATCGAACGTACCGAGGGTTTGCTGGATCGTTCGTGGGTTGCCGGTGTGACACCGAGCGAAATTCTATTCTCGCACGTCGTCACCCAGTTTGTGGTGATGTGCGGTCAAACGGCACTGGTACTACTATTCATGATTGTGGTATTCGGTGTGACGAACAACGGAGAGATTGGTTGGATCGTAGTGCTTACCATTCTTCAGGGTCTGTGCGGTATGTGCTTTGGCTTTGTCATTTCGGCAATCTGTGAGCTCGAACGTAACGCTATCCAGCTCGCACTGGGTTCATTCTATCCCACGCTGCTACTTTCGGGCGTTATTTGGCCCATCGAAGGTATGCCGCTGGTGTTGCGATATGTTTCGCTCTGTTTGCCACTCACCCTTGCTACCACGTCCCTGCGCTCGATACTGGCCCGCGGCTGGAGCATAATGGAGCCGGACGTGTATATGGGCTTTGTGTCGACGATCGCTTGGATCGCGCTGTTCCTTATCATCACGATGTTGGTGCTTAAGTTCAAGCGAGGTTAA
- the LOC126557117 gene encoding ABC transporter G family member 23 isoform X1 — MSNTAVTVGANQQPAATTTAQPPPGTQAQSSEDGISIIRPDLDKRRIQRMFSWTADSPAVTGSETSVATIDDGGTMWSRQQNAVSVRHAFKSYGTKKKPNQVLSNLNMTVAKGTIYGLLGASGCGKTTLLSCIVGRKRLNSGEIWVLGGKPGTKGSGVPGARVGYMPQEIALYGEFSIRETMMYFGWIFGMHTSEIAERLQFLLNFLDLPSESRLVKNLSGGQQRRVSFAVALMHDPELLILDEPTVGVDPLLRQSIWNHLVHITKAGQKTVIITTHYIEEARQAHTIGLMRSGRLLAEESPSCLLSMYRCSSLEDVFLKLSRKQGQANVAPAELNISNNISLSALAFGNKKDNPVYVSQESGVVGLNFHQSKEVLISDSNGSTIAINGLNGSAPGAISQAVECDNCTECSGCSNFTSRGKIRALLVKNILRMWRNVGVMLFIFALPVMQVILFCLAIGRDPTNLKMAIVNGEMNSTIGADCAFDPGCSFTNLSCRYLSHLNTTIVKEYYSDLDSALGAVRDGNAWGALYFTDNFTDALVARIALGRDADDETLDQSEIRVWLDMSNQQIGIMLNRDLQVAYREFAQQLLRVCDNNPKLGDVPIQFKAPIYGTNDPSFTDFVAPGVILTIVFFLAVALTSSALIIERTEGLLDRSWVAGVTPSEILFSHVVTQFVVMCGQTALVLLFMIVVFGVTNNGEIGWIVVLTILQGLCGMCFGFVISAICELERNAIQLALGSFYPTLLLSGVIWPIEGMPLVLRYVSLCLPLTLATTSLRSILARGWSIMEPDVYMGFVSTIAWIALFLIITMLVLKFKRG; from the exons CGGCAGTGAGACCAGTGTGGCAACGATCGACGATGGAGGGACAATGTGGAGCAGACAGCAGAATGCCGTCTCCGTGCGGCATGCATTCAAATCGTACGGCACCAAGAAGAAACCAAACCAAGTTCTATCGAATCTTAACATGACAGTAGCCAAAGGAACTAT TTATGGACTTTTAGGAGCATCCGGTTGCGGTAAAACGACACTTCTATCATGCATAGTAGGCAGAAAGCGACTAAACTCAGGAGAAATATGGGTCCTTGGCGGAAAGCCGGGCACAAAGG GATCCGGTGTGCCAGGAGCCCGCGTAGGTTATATGCCACAGGAGATAGCTTTATATGGCGAATTCTCGATTCGCGAAACGATGATGTACTTCGGTTGGATCTTTGGCATGCACACGTCAGAGATAGCCGAGCGGTTACAGTTTTTGCTCAATTTTCTCGATCTGCCATCGGAGTCGCGGTTGGTGAAGAATTTGAG TGGTGGTCAACAGCGAAGAGTTTCGTTCGCCGTTGCACTGATGCACGATCCGGAGCTGCTCATTCTCGATGAACCAACCGTCGGTGTGGATCCACTACTTAGACAAAGTATATGGAATCATCTCGTGCACATCACCAAGGCCGGTCAGAAAACCGTCATCATTACAACGCACTACATCGAAGAAGCCCGACAAGCACACACG ATCGGTCTGATGCGATCCGGTCGACTGCTGGCAGAGGAATCGCCCAGCTGCCTGCTGTCGATGTATCGCTGCAGCAGCCTGGAAGATGTCTTCCTCAAGCTGTCTCGCAAACAGGGCCAAGCAAATGTGGCTCCCGCTGAGCTGAACATCAG caacaacatatCACTCTCGGCACTAGCGTTCGGCAACAAAAAGGACAACCCAGTCTACGTCAGCCAGGAAAGTGGAGTTGTTGGACTAAACTTCCACCAGAGCAAGGAAGTACTCATCAGTGACAGCAACGGATCGACCATTGCA ATTAACGGACTAAATGGGTCAGCACCCGGTGCGATCAGTCAAGCAGTCGAATGCGATAATTGCACCGAATGTTCAGGTTGTTCCAAT TTTACTTCGAGAGGAAAAATCCGAGCACTGCTCGTGAAGAACATCCTGCGCATGTGGAGAAACGTAGGCGTGATGCTGTTCATCTTTGCCCTCCCGGTAATGCAGGTGATCCTGTTCTGTTTGGCGATCGGACGTGATCCAACCAACCTGAAGATGGCCATCGTAAACGGTGAAATGAACTCAACCATCGGTGCGGACTGTGCGTTCGATCCGGGATGTAGTTTTACCAATTTGTCCTGTCGATACTTGAGCCACCTAAACACAACCATCGTGAAGGAGTACTACTCGGACCTCGATTCGGCGCTTGGTGCGGTAAGGGATGGAAATGCGTGGGGTGCTCTGTATTTCACTGACAACTTTACCGATGCGCTCGTGGCACGTATTGCTCTTG GACGCGATGCGGACGATGAAACCTTGGATCAATCGGAAATTCGCGTGTGGCTCGATATGTCTAATCAACAAATTGGCATCATGCTTAACCGGGACCTGCAAGTCGCCTACCGGGAGTTTGCCCAGCAGTTGCTCCGAGTATGCGACAACAACCCGAAACTTGGCGATGTACCGATTCAATTTAAGGCACCGATATACGGCACAAACGATCCTTCGTTCACCGATTTCGTCGCGCCAGGAGTCATTCTGAC TATCGTGTTCTTCCTGGCAGTGGCACTCACATCATCGGCGCTGATCATCGAACGTACCGAGGGTTTGCTGGATCGTTCGTGGGTTGCCGGTGTGACACCGAGCGAAATTCTATTCTCGCACGTCGTCACCCAGTTTGTGGTGATGTGCGGTCAAACGGCACTGGTACTACTATTCATGATTGTGGTATTCGGTGTGACGAACAACGGAGAGATTGGTTGGATCGTAGTGCTTACCATTCTTCAGGGTCTGTGCGGTATGTGCTTTGGCTTTGTCATTTCGGCAATCTGTGAGCTCGAACGTAACGCTATCCAGCTCGCACTGGGTTCATTCTATCCCACGCTGCTACTTTCGGGCGTTATTTGGCCCATCGAAGGTATGCCGCTGGTGTTGCGATATGTTTCGCTCTGTTTGCCACTCACCCTTGCTACCACGTCCCTGCGCTCGATACTGGCCCGCGGCTGGAGCATAATGGAGCCGGACGTGTATATGGGCTTTGTGTCGACGATCGCTTGGATCGCGCTGTTCCTTATCATCACGATGTTGGTGCTTAAGTTCAAGCGAGGTTAA